TCCGGGGAGTGGCTTCTGCTGACCAGTCCGACGCCGTTTAACCGGTCCGTGCTGGTGAGGTGTCCGGCGATTTCGTTGGAGCTGCTGGAGGAGGTGGACGAGAGGCTGGTGAAGGAAGGCGGCAACTTCGTCAAGGTGAATTCCGGTTGGATTCTCTCCGGTACTACTGAGACTGATAGTGATGTTGTAGAAAAGTTGGAGTATCAGAGACGCTGTGTGAACACAGACGACGGCGGCGTCGTGTCGTTGGATTGGCCGGCGGGTTTGGACCTTGAAGAAGAGCATGGACTGGACACCACCTTGATTCTGGTGCCTGGCACCGCCCAAGGGAGCATGGACCCAAATGTCAGGTCGTTTGTGTGTGAGGCTCTCGGCCGGGGCTGTTTTCCGATCGTCGTGAACCCTAGGGGCTGTGCTGGCTCACCTCTGACCACGCCGCGGTATGACCTCACTCCCTTGAGTCTTGTATCATAGTGATTGAATAGTTGAATGCTAGTTGTGTGATATGCATATGTAGTGGAATTGATCAATTGTTAGGGAGTAGAGAAGGCTCGAAAATTAGTTGATGACAGTAGGACTAAATTGTATGTAGGTTATTTTCAGCTGCTGATAGCGATGATGTATCCACTGCTGTAGAGTTCATTAATAAGGCGAGGTCAGGGACTACTTTGGTGGGAGTTGGCTGGGGTTACGGTGCAAACATGTTGACAAAGTACCTGGCTGAAATCGGGGAGAGCTCACCGCTTACGGCCGCTACTTGTATAGACAATCCTTTCGATTTGGTGGAGGCCACTAAGTCCTCTCCTCATCGAATGGCCGTGGATCAGCAGTTCACTGAGGGACTGATTGATATTCTGAGATCGAACAAggtatttctttcaaaactttgTGAATGGAATTTACAATCCTGGTATGGAAGGAGTTGGTACTTAGAATGCTCTCTGTGGTCTTAGTGCTAGTATTTATGCTTTGTAGGAACTGTTTCAAGGAAGAGCAAAAGGTTTTGACGTGGATCAAGCTCTCTCCGCAAAATCTGTTCGGGAATTTGAGAAAGCAATCTCCATGGTATCTCATGGTTATGATGACATTGACGATTTTTATTCACAATCAAGTACAAGAGGTGTGGTTGGGAATGTGAAGATTCCCGTTTTATTTATACAGGTGCTGTGGTTTTCAACTTCATGCCATGCTTTTGAACTTTGATGatattatttgtttgtttacTGTGCATTCATATACCAAACCTGTCCTTTTATCAGAAGCGCGACGATGAATCAGCACCACCGTTAACAATTCCACGCAGTTCAATAGCAGAAAATCCATTTACAAGCCTACTCTTGTGCTCCTTTTTTCCTTCTTATGTGGTTGACAATTGCGGATCTGCTCTATCTTGGTGCCAGCGCCTAACAATCGAGGTAAGGTCTAGCTACTTATTCTTTGAGGTTTGGAAGAAGTGGTATGATATCCACCTCATGGTCGTCACTATTAAAGAAGCTGATGGAGTCTCACCTTGGACTTCAATATACTAATGAGGATTGTGTGATTTGCAGTGGCTCACAGCTGTGGAGCTTGGACTTTTAAAGGGTCGCCACCCACTTCTTAAAGATGTGGATCTGCCCTTTGAGCCATCAAGAGAATTAGCTCATGAAGAACGTGATGTTGCTGCTAGCTTCTGGTTAAAATCTAAAAAGAATTCTTCAGATCGATATATCTTGAGCCAGTCAGGTTCTTTAAATGGATATGCAGCAAATAGTACAGAGAAGATGTTCGGAGAAACTGATTCAGCTGCTAGCTTCTGGTTAGCATCTAAAAAGGATTCATGGAGAAAGTCAGAGACTGAACATACAGAGCTGCAAGATGTGAAAAATGGTGTACTGGATAAGATTCACACTGATGATCCCGCGTTGGTTGTACTGGATAAGACTCACCCTGATGATCCAGCGTTGGTCAATGAGGAGGAAGTTAATCCTGCAGATGGTGAAAGAGGTCAAGTGTTACAGACAGCAGAAGTTGTTATGAACATGCTTGATGTAACCATGCCAGATATTCTAactgaagaaaagaagaagaaggtggtgctttaaagttttatttttcatgCTGTGTTTCACATTTGTTATCCCATTTATGTTCATATCATATATTAATTAGGCTCTCTTTGCTTGGTAACTTTCTTGAAACATAGTATAATTTATCAAGCATATGTACCTGAATGTCAGAAATTGTATCTTCTGAAATTTATGTGGGTTTATTTCTTAGTTGCTCCTAGGTGTTAGGAAATAGCTGTCTTTAGGCTCATTAGTAATTTACTATATCAGTACTATACAAGTAATTGTTTCATACTACTATTTCCATTATTATATTTTGCCTGACATTTTTGTGGTCTGCATGCCCAGGTCTTAGCAGCAGTTGATCGAGGAGACACAATAATGCAGGCTTTGCAAGATGCTGTGCCTGAAGATGTTCGGGGGAAGCTAACAGCTGCTGTATCTGGTGTTTTACATGCTCAAGGTCCTAACCTAAAATTTGATCAGCTCCTGGGTGCTGTTCGAATCCCTGATATATCGGCAGGTTTGAAGCCAAAGATCCAAGACGAGAGAATTTCAAGCTCAGAAGGTGCAAAAGAAGACCATCATTCGTCTGATGTGTTGAAAAAATCGGATGATTTGTTGGATAGCTCTGTTGACAGTCAACCGGCTGATAATAAGCTCCCTGGGGAACTAGAACCGGGGTCTCATCCCTCAGAGCAATCACCAACAATTTTAACTCTGGATCCTACATTGAGCACTGATGGGAGCGATATCTCTGGTTCTATGGGGTCTCATCCCTCAGAGCAATCACCAACAATTTTAACTCTGGATCCTACATTGAGCACTGATGGGAGCGATATCTCTGGTTCTATCATCAAGGATACTTCTGAATCAGGAAGTTCTGATTCTGAACATCATAACAATAGTGCAAAGGGATCAGAGCAGACTAAGCCTAACAATTCCACTGGAGTAATTGTCGAGGACAAGAGGAAGCAAGATGGAGGAGATGCTCAGTTAGACACAAAAGTTGAGGAAGGTAATGATAATCAAAAGAAGGAAAACAAGAATACACAGCCTGTAATAGATGAAAGCAAGTCTGATACATCTGATTCCAATGCCCCAGCACCTAGTACCTCAACACCTAATGCTCCGGCACCTGGTGTCCCAGAACCTAATGCCCCGGCACCTAGTGTCCCGGCGCCTAATGCCCCAGCATTTAGTGTTACTGAGGCATTTGATGCCTTAACAGGGATGGATGATTCCACCCAAATGGCAGTTAGCAATGTTTTTGGGGTTTTAGAAAATATGATTACTCAATTGGAGGAGAGTGccgatgatgaaaatgaagcAAACAAGAGTGATTCTGCATCTCTAAAGGAGAATCCTGGTGGTGACAATATTCAAGAAAATTCAGAAATCAGTAAGTCGGACCAGCGTGTTCATGTTGATGGATTAAGCGATATTTCTGTATCTAATGGTCATGTCAATGCTATCGACCAGCAGCCTGATGCAACAACTGTCTTGGAAGAGAAGCCTGCTCAAAGCCCTGTATCAATTAAAGCAAATGGTATCAGTTCACTGGGAAGTGACAGAGTTAATCAGGTAGGTGAGGACAATACTGAGATGAGGGATCAGATGGTTGGTATCGATCATGTAAACAATGTACCACCTTGCTTGACTTCAATACCACCTTGCATAACTTCAATCTCTAGTGGGGTGCATAATTATCTTCTTTCAAAGGTTCGTGCCCAATCACTAGATTTAGATGCAACCGCTTCTTTATTGCTGGACTATTTTCCAGAAGAAGGTCAGTGGAAACTCCTCGAGCAACCTGGAAATGTTGGGGATTCTGTTGATGATGTGGTTGCTCAGAAGGTTGAGGCACAGAAATCTGTTGATGATGAAGTTATTGAACCAgcttatataattttagataCAGAAAAGCATCAGGAGCCAGTAAAAGAATATGAAGCGGTAGATATTGTTGAAGAGAGGGTTGAAATTGGTGAAGATGAAAGAGAGGACTTTGGGGAGTTTGTGAGAAATACTATATTGGATAATTTGACGGTTGAAGTTGGTCGCAGACAAAGTGCTGCTGACATAGAAATAATGGAACCATATCTTACCAGAGAATTGGAACAAGTGGCTAATGCTGTATCGTTTTCTGTTGGAAATGCCTATGATCCACGTTTGGAAGTTGAGTACCATAGTGTTGGCTCAGAAAAAGTCGGTACCCTTCATGGAGAGCATGTGATTACAGCCATATCATCTGCTGTTCAAGAGACTAGCTTCTTAAGAAGAGTAGTGCCAGTTGGTGTAATAGTAGGCTCAAGCTTAGCTGCACTGAGAAAATATTTTGTTGTGGCCACAGTGCGAGATAGTGGCCACGCGAAACCTCCAATTCTTAGTCAAGCTAAAATGTCTGGAGAGCATGATATGGCTAAAGTTAGAGGCACAGAGATTCACCACGTGGCTGTTGATAAGTCTGATCATGTTACAAGGTCGGACAGTTTGATTGATCAGAAAGAGGAAAAGATGGAGTCGGTTGATAAGAAAGAGGAAAAAACGGAGTTGAAGAACTTAAACAACAGTGTTATGGTTGGTGCTGTTACAGCTGCCCTTGGAGCGTCTGCTTTATTGGTGGACCACCAGGTATCTTTGAAACAAATTATGTTTACAGTTTACTTATAATTATAGTTATATGCATATATGCCCATACTTGGGTTTTACTGGACTGCTTACTTTATAGTTGGAGGCGACAAGTTTTTCCTTTCCAATAAGACAACTATGCTAATCAAAATTTTATAACATTAAAATGGTGCCTTTGTTTTTTCATCACCTTGTCTTTGCCTTCCTGATGGTGTTTATTTACTTCTTCTGCTGAAGTGGAAGCTGCCTAATAGGATGTCCATGTGGTTTCCCATTGCCCTTTTGAATAAGTTTGGCCTCTAAATTAATATCCTTTTTATGAAGATAGAAGTCAGCTGACTTTATGTACATACAGGATTCAATCACCGGCAATGAAACTTCTGGGAGTTCATTACAGCCCATCAAGATGAATAGTAATGGTCAGATGGAGCCCGAGAATCCTGAGGAGGCACCTGACAAACACCAAAGTAACATTGTCACGAGCCTTGCTGAGAAAGCTATGTCAGTTGCTGGCCCTGTCGTACCCAAGAACCAAGATGGTGGACTGGATCAAGAAAGGTCTTAGCAAAGAAAGAATATATTCAATTTACACATAAATTTATCTGCTACTGCTGTCTTTTACTAATTTTATTGCTAATTCAAAACCAGATTGGTCGCAATGATGGTTGATATGGGACAAAATGGTGGCATGTTGAGGCTAGTTGGCAAGCTTGCTTTGCTCTGGGGTGGTATGCGTGGTGCAATGAGTTTGACTGACAAGCTAATCCAGTTTCTTCATCTATCTGAGCGTCCCTTGTACCAAAGGTATTCTCTGAATTGATGCAGATTTTAATACTGAGCTAGAAACGCTTTTGGtgtttctttcttcctttttttctttcttttttcatatCGTTCGTGATACATATTGGTGTCTTGAAAAATGTACTCTGATGTTAATCTAtgtagtaaagatactaagaCTATGTGAGTCATAACTTTTTTATCTGTATCATTGCATCATGTTCTCAAGGAATGTCCCTTGTAGTGGAGTTTGACTTCTAGCTTTAAAATTGTTTTACTGATGCTCCTTTGTGCTGATTTTGTGTAACTAGGATTTTGGGTTTTGCTGGTATGACACTTGTTTTATGGTCACCAGTTGCTGTCCCACTACTTCCAACATTTATGCAAAGCTGGGCAACTCATACCCCCTCCAGAATGGCTGATCTTGCTTGCATTATTGGCCTCTACGCTGCATTCATGATACTTGTTACATTATGGGGAAAAAGAATACGTGGATATGAAGATCCCCTTGCAGAATATGGGCTGGATTTGACGTCATTGCCAAAGGTATGAGTTTAACTGAAACTCTGGACAGGAACTGGGTATGTGGTCCGGGTCATGCATGTCTATTCATAAGGATTGAAGACTTGACTTGTGTTTACATGCTCTAGTCATTGTGGGGGAAAGCATTGTTGTTTAATTGAGTCCAATACATTTAAGTTGGGGGTATAAGATTAATTGGATGGTTcctctttgtttttggttttgacTGGCAGACTAGTAATGGAACCCAACGCACGCATTATTTGAACCacccccccccaaaaaaaagaaaaaaaaagaagggagGCTAACTCTCATTAGTCAATACTCAATATGGTTTGAATTGCGGATTATATGGAGCAGAATAGGCTTTCTAAGGAAACTGCGAGTTCAGTATGGGTAAGATTTTAAGGAACAAATATCACTTTTTTGCCCCATTGGATTCGCTAGAAATCAGTACTCACTATCTCCACTACTGCATAAACAATGCTTACTACCTTTCTTGTTTTGTACATAATCTTATAATGTCAGTTGCTAGCTTCCAGTGATATGATTTTTAAAGCTCTGCGCTTGCAGTTGTTCGATCTTTTCAAGGGGTTGATTGGTGGAGCAGTGCTTGTTTTGTCAATGCAATCTGCAAATGCATTACTTGGCTGTGTAGATATCTCTTGGCCTTCCACTCCATCTTCTTTAGATGCCATGAAATTGCTCCAAGTGTCTGGACAAGTACTTAAGTTGGTTGGTCAAAGTATCTTAACAGCAACTGGCGTTGCTCTTGTGGAAGAATTATTCTTCAGGTCATGGCTCCCTCAAGAAATTGCTGCAGATCTTGGATATCATCGATCTATAATATTATCAGGACTTGCATTCTCATTATGCCAGAGGTTGCCTTTATTTATTGTACGTCATTTGTTTGCCTTCTTGAGGTCTTGTCTTCTTCAGTCTCATCATTTCTTTTAATGGGATTTCAGGTCTCTGTGGGCAATACCAGGACTTTGGCTGCTATCTGTGAGTTTAGCTGGTGCTCGGCAAAGAAACCAAGGCAGCCTTTCTGTTCCAATTGGGTTGCGTGCAGGAATGCTTGCTTCAAGTTTCATCTTACAGAGGGGTGGTTTTCTAACCTACCGGGCTAACTCTCCTCTTTGGATTATCGGAACACACCATTTTGAACCATTCAGTGGGCTAACTGGTTTTGCATTCGCTTTATTATTGGCAATAATTCTATACCCGAGAGAGCCTCTGCCTACAGAGAGTATGGAAAGTACAACTGAGGAATAACTATATCTGATACCAGTGAACATGTTATCGATGATGTTAAGGCGTTTTGACCCTGAAACCAGGAACAGCCTAGGGGTTATGGGGAAGCAAGTACAACAAAGACCAGGTTCAAAGGTGGAAAGGAAATTGAAAGTTGAAAGTGCTTCATAGTAGCTTTTGATCTTTCATGACAGATGGTCACCAAGGCTGTGTATATACATACAAAATCAAAGGTGGTAGGCAATTCCGTGACTAGGAAATGAGCTCGTGTCTTCAATCATCATCCCCATATGATCCGATCAAGTGCTCTTGACTGCAACTTCAACTCTTTTTGCTTCTTCGGTTCTTCCCATCactatacatgtatatatatgtatgtatagtGATAAGTACTAATACtgtaaaaatatatagaagGAACTGCATATATTGCAGCTGTAAAAATACTGTACATTTGTAATAAGTAATAACCAAGTCCAAATGCCAATAGTTGAAGGCGAGTTTTGTTGCTgagagtatatatatacattgttgaggaataaaatagaaaaagggAATTTTTCCAGCGTAGGGATTCCCTCGCGAATTTTCACCTCTTCATTCTGgaaaattagtatatatttaaGACGAGGGCATACAACTTACTCAGATTGAGGAACGGAGAACAACGATTGAGGTATAAAGCCGAGTCCAGGAAGACAGATATGCAGAAGCAAATAACAAGAAGCTCAAGGAAGGTCAGGATCAGATACGATTGTGAAATACTAGACTTGGCAAGAATGAACAAGGTGTccgaaaataacaatggccaGTATTTTCTACCTTGACGGTCTCTTTGCGTTCGATGGCACCACATGCAGATATTGAAGTAGCTTTCTGGGActatatatggataaaaacTCGTTTTATTTACTTTGAACATTGTATTTATTGTGTCTCATCTTAAGGTCGTATTGTGAATCGATAATGAGATATCTAAAGCCCAAATTCATAATCGATAATGAGATTGAGATAATGGTGATAGTGAGAAATACGATCGGATAATTGATGAATGGGTTTAAAGCCCAAATTCAAAACATTTCCAATTACAATCAGCAATGATGAATTGAAAATGGAAAAATTAAAGGAGAAGGAAAGCCAGAACACATAATCACAATATTTAGTTATTCTCCCAAACCGCCAAGGAAAACTTGATGATGACACTCGGCTAACAGATTGCTTCTGCCTCTTTTATTTACTTGATCTTGCACTTTACTCCTCAGCAAGAGGAACAGAATCGGCCTGGAAAGGTAAACAGAAATTTGGTGAGTAAAAATGCGTGAAGAAAATTTAGTATAAGTGGGGAATTCTAAGGCAAATAACTCACCAGCTTTTTGTACTTGAGAGCATAGAACATTTCAATGTAGCGACGGCTCTCAAGGCGATCAAGGTTAGAGACATGCTTCCAGAACCCATAAACTCCAGTCAAGGTCAGGAGCCTTTCAGAGTAGATCTGCCAGGTGTACCTAAACAACAAGAAACCAAATATTGGATGAGCTATTCAACAAACTGTGTGAAATGAAGTGTAATAGATAGAGATCAGAAGATGCTTTGCTTACTTCTCTTCGATACGCTGCAGGCCTCCCTGGGAAATCTTGTCCCAGTGAGAAGGGTCTTTCTTGCACTTCTCAAAGAAGTCAACAAGGATCTCAGCAGCTTGCTCACCATGGTATGGATCAATATGGTAGCCGGATTTTCCGTGCACAATAATCTCAGCCGGGCCACCTTTGCAAGTAGCGAATGTGGGCAAACCACAAGTCATGGCCTCAACAACAGTCAAACCAAAGGCTTCATACACAGCAGGCTGCACAAAAGCTCCCTTGGTGTCACAAATGACACGGTAGAGTTCACCATTCCTCACGCGGTTCATCTGAGAAGAAATCCATCTGAACTGCCCATTCAGCTTGTAGGTGTCAATCAGCTCATACATCTTCTTAAGCTCAGCCTTCTCCTCATTGTCCTGGGACTCCTTTCGTCGATCCCCAGCAACAACAACCAAGTTAACCAGCTCTCTAAGCTTCTTGTTCTTACCATACCACTCAACCAGCCCAGTGATGTTCTTTACACGGTCCAGCCTTGCCATTGTGAAGATGATCGGCTTGTTCCTGTCCTTCAACACACACAAGTGTTCTTTATTCTCCTCTTGGCTGTAGATGAGCTCTTCGAGTTCAGGGTGGAAATGTGTCAACCTCTTTTCCTTCTCAGTATAAGGGAAGTAAATGTCCATGTCAGCCCCTGGTGAAACAATGTTGAACTTGGGGTCGAAGACATCAATCCCATGAACAACACGGTACAGACCAGGCATGGTGAAAGCGGTGTGACTCTCGTACTGGCCTACAGTGTCTTTGCTTCCAGCAATCTCCTGGAAGGTACTGGTGATGATGAAGTCGGTGTGGTTCATGGCGATAAGATCAGCAGTGAACTGGCAAGAGAAGTGGTACTTGTCATCTAGTTTCTTCCAGTAGAGGTCGGAATCAGGGTACTTTGTCTTCTCCAAAGCATGGGCAATGGTGCACTGAGTAACATGCAACTTATGAGCCAACAACGAGGCCACAATGTTACCATCACTGTAGTTTCCAATAATGAGATCAGGCTTGCCCTGGAACTCTTTAGCAAGTTCTGTTGCAACATCCTAAAATCACCAAAGATGGTCAGTCTGAATCCGAGTTAAATACAAACCAATAAAAAAGAGACGGGGGTAAAATCAATGGAACAAGGTCCTCACCTCGGTGTAAGTCTCTAGGTATGGCCACACCTCGAATCTTGAGATCCATTTGCGGACAATACCCTTCTCGGTTCTAAAGGGAACACGAAGAATATCAGAATGTTTGGTATTGTACACCTTCTCGAGACGTTGACCACAAGTAGTTCCAACGGCATCAGGAAGGAGCCTTGTGACCTGAGTTGTTAGGTCATATTAACATTAGATAAAGGTACATGATTATTGAACTTAATGAACAAATAGCTAGAGAAATATCAGATTCAGAAAACGACTTACAATAAGAATGCGAGGGGTAATGTCAAGCCCTTGTTCCTTAATACGTCTGAGCATCTCATTCTCCAAAGCACGAACTTGATCCAAGATATAAACAACCTAGAAACAGCAATACAACATAAAGGATTATTAATCaactaaaacaaacacaaaataaGACTTCGAAGAACATAAACATGCTCATAGACTGACCTGGCCACCAGTGTCAGGGTACCCCAACACATTGTCTTGTGCAAAGTAACCATGAGGAGACATGATCACAACATTGAACACCATGGGAACTTTGCCAAGGAACCTTTCGAGATTGCAGGGATCAGGTGCCTCAAGGAGTTCCAAGAGGAGTTGGATCATATCGAGCACGCGCTCAGCGTTGTTTCCCCAACCTCTCTCCAAACCAAGATCCTGCAACTTGGCCTCAAATGTTTTGTATGGGGTTGCTGGTGCGAGCGTAGACAGAAACTCCTCTGCCTTCCTCAGAACATGTTGAAGTGCATTCACATTCTGAATTCTGTCATTAAGCATCATATTCTGCACCAACAAAACCCCAATCAATTTCAGATGTCTCCAGAAAATGGGTACTAAGTAGATCAACCAAAAGAGCATGTATACCTTGCCCTTGTAGCAGTGAACTCGGAGAAACTCTAGCAGAGGGTGCATGCTCTCCTTGTCATGGAAGAGCTTTGCAGAGAGGTGACGGTTGAGGAACTCGACACCATTTCCAATAGATTTGGAAAGAGTTGGTTTAGGGAAAGATGCATTGAATGGTTCAAAGTCCAACTCAAGCACGAAGTTTCCATTAAGACTGCAatcaacaaaagcaacaccAAATAATTCGTATGATAAGAACATCAAACACATCAAGCATAGCTAGGAGACTATAATTTAACCAAATCCAACTCACCTTCCATCAACAAGCTCCTCTTTGAAGTGCAAGTACTCGGGCACAAGCAACTCCTCGGCAACAAGTGAATGCACATTGACACGAATGTACTCCCAAACACCAGGCCTGGGACGAACAGCCAGTGCCACCCATGGAGGAAGAACAATAGCTTCCTACATTAACCAAAACACTTCAAGTTCAGAACAAAACAGAGACATCCTAAGCAGATAACGACTACTTGTACCCAAAAAAAACTAGCGAAAACAAGCAAAAACTTCTAAAAGTTTACCTGGGTGTTCTTCAGAACTTCCCCAAATTCACTTTCCAACAGATTCTTTTTGGTGGCTTCAGGAATTGCTTCAAACTCATCAATCAGCTGATGAGGCTGCAAAAACCCTTTTCCCTTGGCTTCAATCCTACAGAGACCACAATCCCACACATATTACCCCTCTAAAACTACGTTGTTTTCACTGatccaaacaaacacaaagtgaaaaaaaaaaacctcattGTGATGATCATAGATATATACCTTGAAAGAAAGGCCAGGATCTCGTTACGGTGAGCAGAGAGAGTGTCATCAAGCCTCTCCCTGAGGCTGTGGACACGGGTCAGAATACGTGGGTCCGCCATTGATTTCGCTTCTTAGTGAATCAGAGAAACCAGAAACTGCAAAAACAAACCAAAATGTAAGTGGATAATCACAATACAACCAGTCAACTTTTCAACCTTAATATTTATAAACtaatatcatcatcatcctacAAAGACTATGATTTTTCAACACCGAACAAACAGCCTTAGACTAAGATTGCAACCTCATATAGTGCTAGGTGGAATACTTTAAAGATCCTAGTGGTCTGTATCACAAGAAACCAGTGGTTTTTAACTATTAAGAAATCAgatcaaaaccaaaataataAGCAGAGTGGCTTCCAGTTCAGACCATCATGAAAACCAGGCATTAAATAAAATGAAGGGTTCTGAGCTAAAGATGACATAAAGCCTCTACAACTGAAAACGTTGTCTGGAACAGAAAATAGTTCTCTGGAAGTAAAGCTGGAGAAACCCATTTTAGTTTTTGCTTGTTGGATTTGAACAAGCCCAGTCAAACATTAGTTATGGAAGTGTCAACATAAAGATCTAAGCTCAAACTAAGTGCCTCAAAACCGAAACAGAGCATGTAGAAGGGTGTGATCTACATGATCAGAGCAAATGAAGctcaagaaacaaaaaggGAAACAGAGAACGGGGGAAAAGAACAGAGAATGAGACTAGCAGTACCTAGTTTCAGAATAGGCAAAGAGAAACGGAGAGAAATGGGATGTGGGTTTTCTGAGCAAAGTTGGCAGGTGATTTATAGAAGCGCGAAACAGAAATGGAGTAAATGCCAAGACTTGGAAAAGGGGTAGACTCCAAAACTCGTAAAAAGAATATAAACTTTATCCACTAAAACTTTCCTCGGCTTAAATCTCGGAGATTAAAGAGTAATTTGCGGTGACTGGTGAAACCAGAAAACCATTAAAATGGATCAGACAGAAATGGGAAGAGTATCCATTGATATTCAAGAAGCTGAGGCCTTGGGCTCCAAGGAAATTAAATTGGGATTTACCAGAAATTCAGCAAGGGTGTGAGGTAAGGTAGGAAGGAAATTTAGTCCTGTAAAAAGAATGGGTAGGTTGAAGATTCACATGTTGGACTTTTAGGTCATTTTTGAAGACTTGCAGGTATTCCCTATAAACCCTACAGATGTTATCCTCTAGAACTTTATGGGTTTAATGTAATCTTATCATTAATCTTTGGTATCGGATCAATTTCTTATTACTTTCCTTGTTACTCTGTAGTTGGTACGAAAAGAGACGTATATACTATACACAGATAAAATGAACAGAAAATGTTGGGAGAATTTCAAGATCCAATGGCATATTACTCTAGGGCTCAAAGTGGCAATGAGCTTAAACAAATTGATACATAATGCAACTATTTTGTTAGTAACATTACCTTGAAATGCGACGGATTTTGTTTCGCAAATGCAGAGAGGAATCGAACGCAGAGTTTAGTGAACTCAATGTAAGCAAAAACGCATAGAATGGGAGAATAGAAAGAATGAACGAGAATgggatgaggaagaagaagcctAGATGACCCTTTATATATGTGAAATcagagaggagaggagaggagaggagtcttcttcttcctcacccTCCTAGTCTTTCTTCAATTACAATCTTTAATCAATTATCAAATAGTGCCTCTGTTTTGGAAGAAATGAAAACCACCAATTACTGCAGTGGTTTCAGTGTTGCTTTCTCAAAACCACCGTCTCTGCATTTCCCACTTTCCCCAGCGACCCTAATAATTTATCTGGTTTTTCACTCATAGGTCCATTATCCACTTTCTTATTCCTTTGATCTGTTTAATTATACCGTAAACAAACCCAT
This genomic interval from Argentina anserina chromosome 1, drPotAnse1.1, whole genome shotgun sequence contains the following:
- the LOC126797172 gene encoding sucrose synthase translates to MADPRILTRVHSLRERLDDTLSAHRNEILAFLSRIEAKGKGFLQPHQLIDEFEAIPEATKKNLLESEFGEVLKNTQEAIVLPPWVALAVRPRPGVWEYIRVNVHSLVAEELLVPEYLHFKEELVDGSLNGNFVLELDFEPFNASFPKPTLSKSIGNGVEFLNRHLSAKLFHDKESMHPLLEFLRVHCYKGKNMMLNDRIQNVNALQHVLRKAEEFLSTLAPATPYKTFEAKLQDLGLERGWGNNAERVLDMIQLLLELLEAPDPCNLERFLGKVPMVFNVVIMSPHGYFAQDNVLGYPDTGGQVVYILDQVRALENEMLRRIKEQGLDITPRILIVTRLLPDAVGTTCGQRLEKVYNTKHSDILRVPFRTEKGIVRKWISRFEVWPYLETYTEDVATELAKEFQGKPDLIIGNYSDGNIVASLLAHKLHVTQCTIAHALEKTKYPDSDLYWKKLDDKYHFSCQFTADLIAMNHTDFIITSTFQEIAGSKDTVGQYESHTAFTMPGLYRVVHGIDVFDPKFNIVSPGADMDIYFPYTEKEKRLTHFHPELEELIYSQEENKEHLCVLKDRNKPIIFTMARLDRVKNITGLVEWYGKNKKLRELVNLVVVAGDRRKESQDNEEKAELKKMYELIDTYKLNGQFRWISSQMNRVRNGELYRVICDTKGAFVQPAVYEAFGLTVVEAMTCGLPTFATCKGGPAEIIVHGKSGYHIDPYHGEQAAEILVDFFEKCKKDPSHWDKISQGGLQRIEEKYTWQIYSERLLTLTGVYGFWKHVSNLDRLESRRYIEMFYALKYKKLADSVPLAEE